A single window of Deltaproteobacteria bacterium DNA harbors:
- a CDS encoding IS110 family transposase — MNFYTQQHKHYCGIDLHAKAMYVCILDHSGAKLVHKNLPTTPDAFLRVIASYREDLVVGVECMFTWYWLADLCAKEGIACVLGHALYMKAIHGGKAKNDKIDAHKIAVLLRGGMMPQAYVYPSEMRATRDLLRRRCHLARKRAELLAHIQNTNSQYNLPEIGKRLANQSNRADVADHFPDPSVHKTIEIDVSLIDHYDQLLGEVELYLTRSAKTDDVQTFARLQSVPGIGEILALVLLYEIHDITRFPRVQDFVSYCRLVKCAKESSGKKLGTSGKKIGNVHLRWAFAEAAVLFIRQSKPGKEYFAKLEQKHGKAKALTVLAHKLGRAVYYMLTREQAFDLQRFVTA, encoded by the coding sequence ATGAATTTCTACACCCAGCAGCATAAACATTATTGTGGCATCGATCTACATGCGAAAGCGATGTACGTCTGCATTCTCGATCACAGTGGCGCGAAACTCGTGCACAAAAATCTGCCGACGACACCGGACGCGTTTCTGCGGGTCATTGCTTCTTATAGAGAGGATCTGGTGGTTGGTGTGGAGTGTATGTTCACCTGGTATTGGCTGGCGGACCTCTGTGCGAAGGAAGGGATTGCCTGTGTCTTAGGCCATGCCCTCTATATGAAAGCGATTCATGGGGGCAAAGCGAAGAACGATAAAATCGATGCCCACAAGATTGCGGTCTTATTACGTGGGGGAATGATGCCGCAAGCTTATGTCTATCCGTCAGAGATGCGGGCCACGCGGGATTTACTCCGGCGCCGGTGTCATCTGGCCCGGAAGCGGGCCGAACTCTTAGCGCACATTCAGAATACCAACAGTCAGTACAATCTGCCCGAGATTGGCAAACGGCTGGCGAACCAATCCAATCGGGCAGATGTGGCGGACCATTTCCCCGATCCCAGTGTCCACAAGACCATCGAGATCGATGTGTCGCTCATTGATCACTACGACCAATTGTTGGGAGAGGTAGAGCTCTATCTCACCCGCAGTGCCAAAACCGATGACGTGCAGACGTTCGCGCGTTTACAATCGGTTCCTGGGATTGGCGAGATTCTCGCGCTCGTCCTGTTATATGAGATTCACGACATCACGCGCTTTCCCCGGGTGCAAGATTTCGTCTCGTATTGTCGGCTGGTGAAATGTGCCAAAGAATCGAGTGGCAAAAAACTGGGGACGTCGGGCAAAAAGATTGGCAACGTACATCTGCGCTGGGCGTTTGCCGAAGCGGCCGTGCTTTTTATCCGGCAGAGCAAACCGGGGAAAGAATATTTCGCCAAGCTGGAACAGAAACACGGCAAAGCCAAAGCGCTCACCGTGCTCGCCCACAAGTTGGGCCGCGCCGTGTATTACATGCTCACGCGGGAACAGGCGTTTGATCTCCAACGCTTTGTCACTGCGTAA
- a CDS encoding IS1380 family transposase — MAECIAQLRLDFHPASPITVAFDAPHISSDGGALLLRQMDDRLGLSERFAALLPDERDPRKVKHDRREQMRQRLYQIVLGYPDCNDADRLRHDPLLKSVCDRSPQAAGLSSQPTLSRLENAVGVGKLRALVCEIEEQYVRSFTVSPEVIVLDVDSTDDPTHGQQQLSCFHGYYDQHMYHPLVIFDGERGQLVSVVLRPGNAHAARGAMGVLRRIIRRLKSRFPQTQIVVRGDSAFAVPRILRMVEELNRELGGIAYVVGLAQNAALLRHGAAALSEARRRFHATKHTVQHFDAFAYAAESWPQTRHVVMKAEVNEHGANPRFVVTSLSEFAPALSIMRLVGAGNVRISLKTSKMPCRPIACHVPPLPRTSFACWNTPRPMC; from the coding sequence ATGGCAGAGTGTATTGCACAACTGAGGCTAGACTTCCATCCAGCGTCCCCCATAACGGTGGCCTTTGACGCTCCCCATATCTCCAGTGATGGCGGGGCATTGTTGCTGCGCCAAATGGATGATCGGCTGGGATTGAGCGAGCGATTTGCGGCGTTACTCCCCGATGAACGGGATCCGCGGAAAGTGAAGCACGATCGCCGTGAACAAATGCGCCAGCGGCTCTACCAGATTGTCTTGGGGTATCCGGACTGTAATGATGCCGACCGACTCCGCCATGACCCCCTACTCAAGAGTGTCTGCGATCGTTCTCCTCAGGCCGCTGGCCTGTCCTCCCAACCGACGCTGTCGCGGTTGGAGAACGCGGTAGGCGTGGGGAAACTGCGTGCGCTGGTCTGTGAGATTGAGGAACAGTATGTGAGGTCCTTTACGGTCTCCCCGGAGGTGATTGTCTTGGATGTCGATTCCACTGACGATCCCACGCACGGCCAACAGCAGCTCTCGTGCTTTCACGGCTATTACGATCAGCACATGTATCATCCGTTGGTGATCTTTGATGGGGAGCGGGGACAATTAGTGAGCGTGGTGCTGCGGCCGGGCAATGCGCATGCGGCGCGTGGCGCGATGGGCGTGTTACGCCGGATTATTCGGCGTCTGAAATCCCGCTTTCCGCAAACCCAGATCGTCGTGCGTGGGGATTCAGCCTTTGCCGTGCCCCGTATCCTGCGCATGGTAGAGGAATTGAATCGGGAGTTGGGCGGCATCGCGTACGTCGTGGGGCTCGCCCAGAATGCCGCCCTCCTGCGGCACGGCGCAGCGGCGTTAAGCGAAGCTCGCCGACGCTTTCACGCGACCAAACACACCGTGCAACACTTTGACGCCTTTGCCTACGCTGCCGAGAGTTGGCCGCAGACGCGGCACGTCGTGATGAAAGCGGAAGTGAACGAGCATGGCGCCAATCCCCGCTTTGTGGTGACCTCCCTCTCAGAGTTTGCCCCGGCTCTCTCTATCATGCGTCTTGTGGGCGCGGGCAATGTGAGAATTTCATTAAAGACTTCAAAAATGCCCTGCAGGCCGATCGCCTGTCATGTTCCACCTTTGCCGCGAACTTCTTTCGCTTGCTGGAACACGCCGCGGCCTATGTGCTGA
- a CDS encoding transposase produces the protein MAADAARRDESGSERAWRQSPLCGDLPLRVCPGSLYHASCGRGQCENFIKDFKNALQADRLSCSTFAANFFRLLEHAAAYVLIHALRTQVAVRAPQLGRAQFDTLRLQLLKVAALVSESTRRVLVRLPVAFPLAPLFRQLASSLTAPPVLSSA, from the coding sequence TTGGCCGCAGACGCGGCACGTCGTGATGAAAGCGGAAGTGAACGAGCATGGCGCCAATCCCCGCTTTGTGGTGACCTCCCTCTCAGAGTTTGCCCCGGCTCTCTCTATCATGCGTCTTGTGGGCGCGGGCAATGTGAGAATTTCATTAAAGACTTCAAAAATGCCCTGCAGGCCGATCGCCTGTCATGTTCCACCTTTGCCGCGAACTTCTTTCGCTTGCTGGAACACGCCGCGGCCTATGTGCTGATCCACGCCCTCCGCACGCAAGTGGCCGTACGGGCACCGCAGCTGGGCCGCGCCCAATTCGATACGTTGCGGCTCCAACTCTTGAAAGTAGCGGCGTTGGTCTCGGAGTCAACGCGGCGGGTACTTGTCCGACTTCCGGTCGCGTTTCCGTTAGCGCCCCTGTTCCGCCAACTCGCTTCCTCGCTCACCGCGCCGCCCGTCCTCTCTTCGGCCTAA